A single Lactuca sativa cultivar Salinas chromosome 8, Lsat_Salinas_v11, whole genome shotgun sequence DNA region contains:
- the LOC111904411 gene encoding protein BASIC PENTACYSTEINE2 — protein MEDDGLNMRNWGYYEPSFREHLGLQLMSPIPDTKPFLSTRENSIMMNPNPTTNHDHIPNYPPSDPSIPIHYMRDNWIQRERFLHILPGNHNFPVIPTASTSLVMPSLHIAPPPPLDLSKDTVTTMEDSVVDRKDSVNVNGGDGDRGGSVKKRGSTTTTAAAAGKPPRAKKQKKTPSTPKENGNSSSQRPKTMKRSMDVVINGIDMDISGIPIPVCSCTGASQQCYRWGSGGWQSACCTTTISMHPLPMSTKRRGARIAGRKMSRGAFKKVLEKLASEGYNFANAIDLRTFWAKHGTNKFVTIR, from the coding sequence ATGGAGGACGATGGATTGAATATGCGAAATTGGGGATATTACGAACCTTCATTTAGGGAACATCTCGGATTGCAATTAATGTCTCCAATTCCAGACACCAAACCTTTCCTTTCTACACGTGAAAATTCAATCATGATGAACCCTAATCCCACAACAAACCACGACCATATTCCCAATTATCCCCCTTCGGATCCCTCGATTCCAATTCACTACATGAGAGATAACTGGATACAAAGAGAAAGATTCCTCCATATCCTCCCCGGAAACCACAACTTTCCGGTCATCCCCACCGCTTCAACCTCCCTCGTCATGCCATCATTACACATTGCGCCACCACCACCACTCGATCTGTCAAAAGATACAGTCACGACCATGGAAGACAGTGTAGTCGACAGAAAAGACAGTGTCAATGTCAATGGCGGTGATGGTGATCGTGGTGGTTCGGTGAAGAAAAGAGgcagcaccaccaccaccgccgccgccgCCGGAAAACCTCCAAGAGCAAAGAAACAAAAGAAGACTCCTTCTACACCAAAAGAAAACGGTAACTCTTCTTCTCAACGTCCAAAAACAATGAAAAGAAGCATGGATGTGGTCATAAACGGAATAGACATGGACATATCTGGGATTCCGATACCTGTGTGTTCATGCACCGGAGCTTCACAACAATGTTACCGGTGGGGCTCCGGTGGGTGGCAGTCCGCCTGTtgcaccaccaccatctccatgCATCCACTTCCGATGAGCACCAAACGCCGTGGGGCAAGGATTGCCGGGAGGAAGATGAGTCGAGGGGCATTCAAGAAAGTCCTCGAAAAGTTAGCGTCTGAAGGGTATAATTTTGCAAATGCGATTGATTTAAGAACTTTTTGGGCAAAACATGGAACTAATAAATTTGTCACCATTAGGTAG